The sequence below is a genomic window from Thermus hydrothermalis.
TTCACGCCGCCGAAGGGCAGGTGGGCCTCGGCCCCCACGGTGGCGTTGTTGATGCTGGTCATGCCCGCCCGGATGCCCACCTTGAAGAGGTAGGCCCAGTGTCGGTGGTTGGTGTAGATGGCGCTGGAAAGGCCGTAGGGCGTGGCGTTGGCCACCCGGATGGCCTCCTCAATCCCGTCCACCTTCACCAGGTTGATGGTGGGCCCGAAGATCTCCTCCTGGAACTGGCGCATGCCGGGGGCCGCCTCCCACACCGTGGGCCAGCCGTAAAGCCCCGCCTCAGGGTCCCCCAGGAAGCGGGGGTAGGGGTTGTCCCGGGTAATCCGCCCCTTGCCGAAAAGGAGGGTGGCCCCGTCCTCCTTGCCCCAGGCGTAGTGCTCCTCCCAGCGGCGGAAAAGCCTTTCGTTGAGGAAGGGGCCGTAGGTGACCTCGGGGTGGAGGAGGGGGTTGCCCACCACCGTGGCCTCGGTGCGCTCCAGGAAGCGCTTTTTGAACTCTTCATAAATAGGGGCGTCCACCAGGATGTTCCCGGCGCTGGTGCACCGTTGCCCTCCCGTGGCGAAGGCGCTCCACCAGGCCCCCTCCACCGCCAGGTCCAGATCGGCGTCCCGCATGACCACCAGGGGGTTCTTGCCCCCCAGCTCCAGGGTGGGCCGGATGAGGTTCCGCCCCGCCACCTCCCCGATCCAGCGCCCCACCTGGGTGCTCCCCGTGAAGGCGAACTTGTTGAGAAGCCCCTCGTCCATGAGCTCCACCAGCCACTGGCCGGTGGAGCCCTTACCCCCGCCGAAGACCACGTTGATGACCCCAGGGGGCAGGCCCGCCTCCTCAAAGAGCTTGACGAAGACGTAGGAGAGGGTGGGGGAGTCGTCCGAGGGCTTCCAGACCACGGTGTTTCCCGTGAGGACCGCCGGGATGAGCTTCCAGCTGGGCACGGCGATGGGGAAGTTGCCGGCGGTGATCATGCCCACCACCCCTAGGGGTCTGCGGAAGGTGAAGAGCTCCTTGTCCCGCATCTCGCTGGGCACGGTCTGCCCATAGAGCCTCCGCCCCTCGGAGGCGAAGAAGAGGGCGGTGTCTATGGCCTCCTGCACGTCCCCGCCCGCCTCCTTGAAGGTCTTCCCCACCTCCCGCACCATGAGGCGGGTCAGGGTGGGCTTTTCCCGCTCCAGGATCTTCGCCAGGTTGAAGAGCACCTGCCCCCGCACCGGGGCCGGGGTGCGGCTCCAGACCTCAAAGGCCTCCCGGGCCTTGAGGGCCGCCTTGCGCAGGGTGTCCTTGGTGCCCTCAGGAAAGCGGGCCACCAGGTCTTCCCGGTCCGAGGGGTTATGGCGCTCCAAGGCCTCCCCTTCCCATACCTCCTCACCCCCGATGAGGTGGCCGAACTCCAGGGTGTTCCCGTACTTGGCGGAAAACGCCTTCATGCTGACCTCCAAGGGGATTTTAGCGGATACTGGGCCTATGCCGCCCCACCGCGACCCCTTGGTCTACCTGCCCCCCTTCCTCTGGGCGCTCAACGTGGTGGCCTCCCGCATAGCCATGGGCGAGGTGGGCCCGGCGTGGGGCTCCTTTTTGCGCTTCGCCCTCGCCCTCCCCTTCTTCCTCCTCGTCCTCCGCCGCCTCCCCCGCCTAAGGCCCTTGGGCCAGACCCTTTTCCTCGCCCTAAGCGGGGTAGCGGTGTTCAACCTGGTCTTTTTCTCCGGGGTGCGGCTCGCCCCGGCCTCGGACGCGGCGGCGGTGGCCGCCCTTTACCCCCTCTCCACCGCCTTCGCCTACAGCCTTTACTTCCGCAAACCTTTTGCCCCCAAGCTCCTTCTCGGGCTTCTCCTTTCGGGGAGCGGGGTGGTCCTTTTGGCCCTAAGCCACGCCGCAGGCGGGGGTGGAAACCGGCTTCTTGGGGACCTCCTCCTGGTCCTGGCCGCCCTCCTGTGGGGGGGCTATAGCGTGGGGGTCACCCTGGCGGTGCAAAGGCGCGAGCCCCTGGAGGTCACGGCGGCCAGCATGCTCTTAGGAAGCCTCCTTCTCCTTCCCCTAGCCCTCGCCTGGCCCTTCCCAGAGGCGAGCCCCAAGGGATGGGCCGCCCTCCTCTACACCGCCTTGGGGGGCGCTTTCCTCGCCTTCACCCTCTGGGGGGAAGTGCTCAAGCGCCACCCCGCAAGCCTGGTGGCCCCCTTCATGAACCTGACCCCCGCCCTCGCCCTCCTCCTGAGCATCCTCCTCCTGGGGGAAGCCCCCAAGGGAATGGACCTCCCGGGGCTCCTCCTCATCGCCCTCGGGGTCTACGTCACCCAGCGGCGTTAGCCGAACTTGGCCTTGAGGGCCCGGAGGGTGGCGGGGGGGACCAGCTTGGAGACATCCCCCCCGTAGCGGGCGATCTCCTTCACCATGGTGCTGGACACGAAGGAGTAGCGGGTGGCCGCCAGGATAAAAAGGGTTTCCAACCCCGGCAGGAGCTGGCGGTTGAGGTGGGCCATCTGGAGCTCGTACTCGTAGTCGGAAACCGCCCGGAGGCCCTTCACGATGGCCTGGGCCCCCACCCGCCTCACGAAGTCCACCAGGAGGCCGGAGAAGGTGTGGGCCTCCACGTTTTGCAGGTGGGCCGTGGCCTCCCGGATGATGCTTAAGCGCTCCTCGGCGGTGAAGAGGTACTGGCCCCGCTTGTTGGGGTTTTCCAAGACGGCCACGGTCACCTTGTCAAAGAGGCGGCTCGCCCGCTGGATCACGTCCAGGTGGCCGTTGGTGAGGGGATCAAAGCTTCCGGGATAGACCACGTGCATTCATACCTCCACGAAGGTGAGGGCGTTTTCCCCGTAAACCCGCCGCTCCCCTAGGGGAAATAGGAGGTCCTTGGGGTGCTGCAGGATGTAAAGCCCGCCTTCCTCCACCAGACCGCTTTCCAAAAGGGCCTGGAAGGCCGCCACCAGGTCCAGGAGGTACGGCGGGGCCATGAAGGCCACGGTGTAGCGCTCCCCTTTGGCCTTCGCCTCGGGCAGGAAGACCTCCACGGGCAGGGGCACGATGCGCACGGGAAGCCCCGTGCGCCGGGCGTTTTCCTGAAGGAGGCGGACGGCCTCGGGGTCCTTTTCCACCAAGGTGGCCTGCCAGCCCTCGCTGGCGGCCTCGAGGCCCACCGCCCCGCTCCCCGCATAGAGGTCCAAAAAGCGTCCCTTGGCCGGGTAGCGAAGGCGCAGGTAGTCAAAAAGGGCCTTCCTGAGCCGCACCGGGGAGGGCCTCGCCGAGGCGGGCACCTTGAGGGGCACCCCCTTGGCCTTGCCGCCCAGAATCCTCACCACGCCCCTTAGCTTAAAGCTCCAGGACCAGGCGGCAAAGCCTCTCCACCCCGCCCCCGAGCTCCTCCAGGGTGATGAGGAGGTCCAGGTGGGCCAAGGTGGTGGCCCGGCTCTCCGCCCTTCCCCCCTCGAGGCGGGCCAGGTGGGCCCGGCGCAAGCGGTCCAGAAACGCTTCCAGGGCGGGAGCCTGCCGCAGGACCTCCTCCGCCAAAGCCTTGTCCCCGGTACCCAAGGCGGCCGCCAGAAGCTCAAGCCGCTTTAGGACCTCCCGCATGGCCTCCAAAAGGTCCTCCCGCCCCTCCGGGCTAAAGGTGAGCCCCTGCGCCCAAAGCCTCTCCGCCTGGCGCACAATCCGCCGCACCAAATCCCCCAGGTGCTCCAGCTCCGAGGCCATGACGAAAAAGCGCACCGCCCGCTCGTCCTTGGTGCGGGTGGAGAGCTCCGCCGTGTAGAGGACCACCTCCCGGGTGAGGCGGTCCACCTTCTCCTCCAAGGGGACAAGCTCCGCCTCGCCCCCCTCTTCCTGGGCCAGGACCCTCACCGCCTGGGCTAACATCCCCCGCACCGCATCCGCCACCCGGGCAAGCTCCCGTTGCACCAAGGCAAAGGCAAGGCCCGGCGTTTCCAGGGCCTCCTGGGAGAGGTACTTGGGGGCCACGCCCCGCTTGGGAAAAAGCCTGCCCGCCAAGGCGGCATACCGCTCCCCCAAGGGCAAGAACCCCAAGGCGAAGGCGAGGTGCGCCAGGGCGTGAAACCCCACCACCCCCAAGGGGCCAAACCAGGGCAAGAGCCCCAGAAGGGGCAAGGAAAGGAGAAAGCGGTGGGCGAGGAGCACCGCCCCCAGGGGCAAGGCCTCCCGCCTGCCCGCCACATAGGCCCAAAAGAGGGCCCCGGAAACCCCCACCCCCGCCCCCAGGACCAAGGCCATGGCCCCTGCCTGGCCCAAGGCCGGGGAAAGGGCCAAGGCCAGGGCCGCCACCCCGTTGGCGGTGGCGAGCAGGAAGGCCAGGAAAAAGCCCAAAAGGTAAAGGCCCAAGGGGCCTGGGTCCAAGAGGGCCAAAAGGGGCCTTAGGCTTTCCACCCCCTCCCCCATGCGCAAAAAGCCCAGGAAAAGGAGCCCAAGCCCGAGGAAAAAGAAGGCCACCCGGCGGAGGCTCGGCCATAGGAGGAAGGGAAGCCCAAGGGCCAGGAGGGCCTCCGCCAACCCCCGCTGCGCCAGGGAAACCACCCCCACCCAGAAGGCCGCCCCCGCCGTGGCGGCCAAGGAGAGGAGGGCGGCCCGCCCAAGGCCGAGCACCCCGCTTTCCAGAAGGCCCAGGGCCAGGAGGGAGAACCCCGTGCCGCTCCCCGAAAGGAGCCCCAAGAAAAACCCTGCCCCCAAAACGCCCAAGGGATGGCCGAGGGCCCGGGCCAGGAGGTGCCGCCTGGCCTTGAGGGCGGAAAGCCCCTCCCCCACCAGGTGGAGCCCAAGCAAGAGTAGGGCAAGCCCCGCCCAGAAGCCCACGCCCGGAGTATACGGAAAAGCCGGCCCTTAGGCCGGCTTCCCTGGTCGGGGAGACTGGATTTGAACCAGCGACCCCCTCGTCCCGAACGAGGTGCGCTACCGGGCTGCGCTACTCCCCGTAGCGGAAGCCAGTATAGGCCATGGAGGGGAAAAGGTCAAAGGGGTTGACGGGGGAGGCGGGTTTTCCTACACTAGCTCCTAACCGCGCCGGGGCGCGGCGAAAACCAGCCCGTTCTCTTATCCAGAGCGGTGGAGGGTACGGCCCAGTGAAACCGCGGCAACCTCCCGTCCCTTCCGTTCCATGGCCGGAAGCGGGCGGGGCTGGTGCCAACGCCGGCCCGGGCGGGGGAAACGCCCGGGGACGATAAGAGAGGGGGGTAAGCGCCACGCCCAACCCCTTCTTGGCGAGAGAACGGTCTTGCCGGGAAGGGGCTTTTTCTGGCCCCTTCCAAGCGCCCCAGGCCGGGTGTTGGAAAGGAGGCCAAGGATGCGCTTTGAGACCCTGCAGCTCCACG
It includes:
- the coaD gene encoding pantetheine-phosphate adenylyltransferase — translated: MHVVYPGSFDPLTNGHLDVIQRASRLFDKVTVAVLENPNKRGQYLFTAEERLSIIREATAHLQNVEAHTFSGLLVDFVRRVGAQAIVKGLRAVSDYEYELQMAHLNRQLLPGLETLFILAATRYSFVSSTMVKEIARYGGDVSKLVPPATLRALKAKFG
- a CDS encoding PhoU domain-containing protein, with the translated sequence MGFWAGLALLLLGLHLVGEGLSALKARRHLLARALGHPLGVLGAGFFLGLLSGSGTGFSLLALGLLESGVLGLGRAALLSLAATAGAAFWVGVVSLAQRGLAEALLALGLPFLLWPSLRRVAFFFLGLGLLFLGFLRMGEGVESLRPLLALLDPGPLGLYLLGFFLAFLLATANGVAALALALSPALGQAGAMALVLGAGVGVSGALFWAYVAGRREALPLGAVLLAHRFLLSLPLLGLLPWFGPLGVVGFHALAHLAFALGFLPLGERYAALAGRLFPKRGVAPKYLSQEALETPGLAFALVQRELARVADAVRGMLAQAVRVLAQEEGGEAELVPLEEKVDRLTREVVLYTAELSTRTKDERAVRFFVMASELEHLGDLVRRIVRQAERLWAQGLTFSPEGREDLLEAMREVLKRLELLAAALGTGDKALAEEVLRQAPALEAFLDRLRRAHLARLEGGRAESRATTLAHLDLLITLEELGGGVERLCRLVLEL
- a CDS encoding RsmD family RNA methyltransferase; the protein is MVRILGGKAKGVPLKVPASARPSPVRLRKALFDYLRLRYPAKGRFLDLYAGSGAVGLEAASEGWQATLVEKDPEAVRLLQENARRTGLPVRIVPLPVEVFLPEAKAKGERYTVAFMAPPYLLDLVAAFQALLESGLVEEGGLYILQHPKDLLFPLGERRVYGENALTFVEV
- a CDS encoding aldehyde dehydrogenase family protein, with protein sequence MKAFSAKYGNTLEFGHLIGGEEVWEGEALERHNPSDREDLVARFPEGTKDTLRKAALKAREAFEVWSRTPAPVRGQVLFNLAKILEREKPTLTRLMVREVGKTFKEAGGDVQEAIDTALFFASEGRRLYGQTVPSEMRDKELFTFRRPLGVVGMITAGNFPIAVPSWKLIPAVLTGNTVVWKPSDDSPTLSYVFVKLFEEAGLPPGVINVVFGGGKGSTGQWLVELMDEGLLNKFAFTGSTQVGRWIGEVAGRNLIRPTLELGGKNPLVVMRDADLDLAVEGAWWSAFATGGQRCTSAGNILVDAPIYEEFKKRFLERTEATVVGNPLLHPEVTYGPFLNERLFRRWEEHYAWGKEDGATLLFGKGRITRDNPYPRFLGDPEAGLYGWPTVWEAAPGMRQFQEEIFGPTINLVKVDGIEEAIRVANATPYGLSSAIYTNHRHWAYLFKVGIRAGMTSINNATVGAEAHLPFGGVKASGNGARESGIWVIEEYT
- a CDS encoding DMT family transporter; this encodes MPPHRDPLVYLPPFLWALNVVASRIAMGEVGPAWGSFLRFALALPFFLLVLRRLPRLRPLGQTLFLALSGVAVFNLVFFSGVRLAPASDAAAVAALYPLSTAFAYSLYFRKPFAPKLLLGLLLSGSGVVLLALSHAAGGGGNRLLGDLLLVLAALLWGGYSVGVTLAVQRREPLEVTAASMLLGSLLLLPLALAWPFPEASPKGWAALLYTALGGAFLAFTLWGEVLKRHPASLVAPFMNLTPALALLLSILLLGEAPKGMDLPGLLLIALGVYVTQRR